A stretch of the Drosophila sulfurigaster albostrigata strain 15112-1811.04 chromosome 2L, ASM2355843v2, whole genome shotgun sequence genome encodes the following:
- the LOC133850335 gene encoding large ribosomal subunit protein uL6-like, producing the protein MRAVYAHFPINYVTSEQNTVIEIRNFLGEKYIRRVEMAPVVTVVNSTAQKDELIVEGNDIEAVSGLAALIQQSTTVKNKDIRKFLDGLYVSEKTTVVKTEA; encoded by the coding sequence ATGCGTGCTGTGTACGCTCATTTCCCCATCAACTACGTGACATCCGAGCAAAACACAGTCATCGAGATCCGTAACTTCTTGGGCGAGAAGTACATTCGACGCGTCGAGATGGCTCCCGTTGTGACAGTTGTCAACTCGACGGCCCAAAAGGATGAGCTTATCGTTGAGGGCAACGACATCGAGGCTGTGTCTGGCTTAGCAGCTCTTATCCAGCAGTCGACCACCGTAAAAAACAAGGATATCCGAAAATTCTTGGATGGTCTGTACGTGTCGGAAAAGACGACCGTCGTGAAGACTGAAGCTTAG
- the LOC133849961 gene encoding large ribosomal subunit protein uL6-like: protein MRAVNAHFPINCVTSEQNTVIEIRNFLGEKYIRRVEMAPGVTVVNSTAQKDELIVEGNDIEAVSGSAALIQQSTTVKNKDIRKFLDGLYVSEKTTVVKTEA from the coding sequence ATGCGTGCTGTGAACGCTCATTTCCCCATCAACTGCGTGACATCCGAGCAAAACACAGTCATCGAGATCCGTAACTTCTTGGGCGAGAAGTACATTCGACGCGTCGAGATGGCTCCCGGTGTGACAGTTGTCAACTCGACGGCCCAAAAGGATGAGCTTATCGTTGAGGGCAACGACATCGAGGCTGTGTCTGGCTCAGCAGCTCTTATCCAGCAGTCGACCACCGTAAAAAACAAGGATATCCGAAAATTCTTGGATGGTCTGTACGTGTCGGAAAAGACGACCGTCGTGAAGACTGAAGCTTAG
- the LOC133840265 gene encoding LOW QUALITY PROTEIN: protein aubergine-like (The sequence of the model RefSeq protein was modified relative to this genomic sequence to represent the inferred CDS: inserted 1 base in 1 codon), whose translation MNNLPANSGHSRGRGRGKKPNEELSRGLVPQLGHAPVPQQAEARRPICNPATLGDTGAAEGDPRGSVRGRRLITEIVRSRPSGLLTKMGTTGKPITVQTNYFKFLKRPNWSLYQYRVDFSPDVDNTFLRQGLLREHSNILGGYIFDGSVLFCTTKFKDTPNSPYVLDLLTKSRSGENISIKIRSVGIVEAMDPQQLQVLNLILRRAMEGLQLQIVSRNYFDPQAKIVLDSKHRMELWPGYITSIRQHESDFLLCTEIAHKVMRTDTLYQILSKNIREHDDYQGAFKREVIGMIVLTEYNNKTYRVDDVAFESSPMSKFSTKDGEISYVEYYKKRYNIIIRDHKQPLVVSRPSEKNIRGGADQLIMLIPELARATGLTDSMRSDFQLMKAMGEHTRIAPDRRIDRLRAFNQRLQKSESSVNMLKSWNVELDSALVEIRARVLPPQKIVFGGQRRFLCDARADWTYECRKDAMFTNVDIKRWYVITPSRSKHEVQQFVKLCMQASGGMKLRMSEPRYEEISDDRNGTYSQAIDNAAAKDPQIIMIVIKSPNEEKYSCIKKRTCVDRPVPSQVVTLKTIAPRPDRSSGLMSIATKVVIQMNAKLMGAPWMIELPINGLMTVGFDVCHSSKNXNKSYGAFVATMDMKSSTRYFSSVTEHMKGQELSNQILMNMTCALKAYREHHGSLPDRILFFRDGVGDGQLNQVFNIEVKFLKTRLDEIYKSAGREKGCNLAFIVVTKRINTRYFVNKRNPEPGTIVDDVITLPERFDFYLVSQAIKQGTVSPTNYNVLHDSMGLNADKIQILTYKMTHMYYNWSGTCRVPAVCQYAHKLAFLIAESIHRAPSSSLENQLFFL comes from the exons atgaataatttacCAGCTAATTCAGGACATTCACGTGGTCGAGGACGGGGAAAAAAACCTAACGAAGAATTGTCAAGGGGCCTAGTTCCTCAACTg gGTCATGCACCAGTACCGCAGCAAGCTGAGGCTAGGCGGCCCATATGTAACCCAGCTACTCTAGGCGATACTGGGGCTGCTGAgg GTGACCCTCGTGGATCGGTGCGTGGACGACGATTAATTACCGAAATTGTGCGATCTCGTCCCAGTGGTCTGCTTACTAAAATGGGTACTACAGGCAAACCAATCACTGTTCAAACAAATTACTTCAAATTTCTTAAGCGTCCCAATTGGTCGCTTTATCAGTACCGTGTTGATTTCTCGCCCGATGTTGATAATACATTCCTACGTCAGGGCTTATTGAGAGAGCACAGTAATATATTAGGCGgatatatttttgatggaTCAGTGTTGTTCTGCACCACCAAGTTCAAGGACACACCTAATAGTCCATATGTTTTGGATCTCTTGACAAAGAGTCGTTCAGGAGAGAATATAAGCATTAAAATAAGGAGTGTAGGTATTGTTGAGGCAATGGATCCTCAGCAGTTACAAGTTCTTAACTTGATTTTGCGTCGTGCTATGGAAGGCCTGCAACTTCAAATAGTGTCTCGCAATTATTTCGACCCGCAAGCCAAG ATTGTATTGGATAGTAAGCATCGAATGGAATTATGGCCGGGGTATATAACTTCAATTCGTCAACATGAATCGGATTTTCTCTTATGCACTGAAATCGCTCACAAAGTCATGAGAACGGATACTTTGTATCAAATTTTGTCGAAAAACATTCGAGAACATGATGACTATCAGGGCGCATTTAAACGTGAAGTGATAG GGATGATTGTATTAAcagaatacaataataaaacatatagaGTAGATGATGTCGCTTTTGAGTCATCCCCGATGTCTAAATTCAGTACCAAGGATGGAGAAATATCGTATGTTGAATATTATAAGAAA CGCTACAACATAATAATTCGAGACCATAAGCAACCACTCGTAGTGTCCCGTCCAAGTGAGAAAAATATTCGTGGAGGTGCTGATCAATTGATAATGTTAATTCCTGAATTGGCTCGAGCTACTGGTTTAACTGACAGTATGCGATCTGACTTCCAATTAATGAAGGCAATGGGCGAGCATACTAGAATTGCTCCCGATCGTCGAATTGATAGGTTGCGTGCATTTAATCAGCGTCTGCAGAAATCGGAAAGTAGTGTTAATATGTTGAAGTCGTGGAATGTTGAATTGGATTCTGCTCTTGTTGAGATACGTGCTCGAGTTCTGCCGCCACAGAAGATTGTATTTGGAGGTCAAAGGCGCTTTTTATGCGATGCCCGCGCTGATTGGACATACGAATGTCGTAAAGACGCTATGTTTACAAACGTAGACATAAAACGTTGGTATGTCATAACACCAAGTCGGTCAAAGCATGAAGTACAACAGTTTGTGAAGCTGTGTATGCAGGCATCTGGAGGCATGAAACTTCGTATGAGCGAACCCAGATA TGAAGAAATTTCGGATGATCGCAATGGGACTTATTCGCAAGCGATCGATAATGCTGCCGCTAAAGATCCACAAATTATAATGATTGTTATAAAGTCTCCTAACGAAGAGAA ATATAGTTGCATTAAGAAACGAACGTGTGTTGATCGTCCAGTACCCTCTCAAGTAGTAACACTTAAAACAATTGCACCCCGCCCGGATAGATCAAGCGGTCTAATGTCGATTGCAACCAAAGttgtaattcaaatgaatGCCAAACTAATGGGTGCTCCATGGATGATAGAGCTTCCTATAAATGGATTGATGACCGTTGGATTTGATGTATGCCACTcgtccaaaa aaaacaagtcaTATGGTGCTTTTGTAGCTACTATGGATATGAAGTCCTCCACACGTTATTTCTCTTCAGTTACTGAACATATGAAGGGTCAGGAACTGtctaatcaaatattaatgaatatgaCATGTGCACTAAAGGCATATCGTGAGCATCATGGGAGTTTGCCCGACCGCATTCTCTTTTTCCGCGACGGTGTAGGTGATGGTCAGCTAAATCAAGTATTCAATATTGAGGTGAAATTCCTCAAAACTCGACTGGACGAGATCTACAAATCGGCGGGAAGAGAGAAAGGTTGcaatttggcatttattgTTGTAACAAAAAGAATTAACACACGTTACTTTGTGAATAAGCGCAATCCCGAACCTGGAACAATAGTCGATGATGTTATCACTTTGCCCGAGCGGTTTGATTTCTATTTGGTTTCGCAGGCCATAAAACAAGGTACTGTTTCTCCAACGAACTACAATGTTTTGCACGACAGCATGGGTCTGAATGCTGATAAGATACAAATACTCACGTACAAAATGACACATATGTACTACAATTGGTCTGGAACTTGCCGAGTCCCTGCAGTTTGTCAATATGCTCATAAGCTAGCATTTTTGATAGCTGAGAGTATTCACCGTGCACCATCTTCGAGTTTGGAGAACCAACTGTTTTTCTTGTAA